CCTTGCCTTCCCTGTTCAAGGCTTTAACTGTAACCTCAGCCGCCCGTTTCACTTCCCCCTGAACTCCGGGAATGCTCAAACAACCTTCGGTGTCGATCTCTTCACCATTCATGGCGATAATTTCCGGGTTAAGCAGCTCCAACAAGCCCTCGCCCACATCAATGACCACAACCCGCTTGGAAACACCAATCTGCGGCGCTGCCAAACCAACCCCGTTTGCTTCATACATTGTGTCCTTCATATTATCTAAAAGCTTAATAATATTGGGCGTAATGCTGGATACTGGTTTCGCCTTTTCCCTCAACACCGGGTTCCCAATTTTCACGATATTATATACTGCCATTGCAATTCCTCCTTAAAACATCCCAAGTGGGTCCACATCTATGCTCCAATGCAGCCTGCCGGCTAAATGGGTTGCTTGATGGTATTGCTGTAAACAATTACCCAAATTTCGGCGCATTTCTTCAAGCCTATCGCCCTTCAAAATAATTTGCCAGCGGTATAAATCCTGCAATTTTTGAATAGGAGCAGGGGCAGGGCCAAGCACAACAACTTCCGGCGCATTTTTTGTTTTTACCAACTGCGCAAAATCCTGGCAGCCTTGAATAACTTTTTCCTCATCCTTCCCTGAAATCAGCACCCTGATTAAATGGACGAAAGGTGGATAACAGAGTTCCTTACGGACCAATATTTCCTTTTGATAGAATTCCTGATAATCATGTTTTTGGGCAGCCAGGACCACTTCATGGTCAGGCCAGTAGGTTTGAATAACCACCTCGCCTGGTTTGCTGCCCCTGCCGGCCCTACCCGCCACCTGTGTCAACAACTGAAAGGTGCGTTCTCCGGCCCGGAAGTCGGGCAGGTTTAAACTTAAATCAGCGCTGATTACTCCTACCAAAGTAACACCGGGAAAATCCAAGCCTTTAGCAATCATTTGGGTTCCCACTAAAATATCCAGGTCTGACTGCTTGAAAGCCTGCAAAATTTCCTGCCTATACCCTTTCTTGTTGGAAATATCGGTATCCAGCCTACCAACTTTAGCTTCCGGAAAAAGCAGTCTGACTTCTTGCTCCACCCTTTCTGTACCGATGCCAAAACCCCGGATCCGCCTCGAACCGCATTCTGGACAAGCTTGTGGCACTTCCTGCCGGTAGCCGCAGTAATGGCATTTTAGCTCCCGGGCGGCGGCATGATAAGTTAAAGAAATGGCACAAGATTTACAGCCTATAGTATGTCCACAATCCCTACAGACAAAAAAACTGCTGAAACCTCTCCTGTTTAAAAAGAGAATAGTCTGTTCCCGCTTGTTCAGACGTTCTTGGATTTTTTGTTGCAGTGTTCTGCTGAAAATGCTGAAATTTCCTTGACGCAGCTCTTCCCGTAAATCCACAACATGCACTTGAGGCAGCGGCCTGGACTCAAACCGCTCGGTCAAAGTCAATAATTCAAATTGACCGGTGCTGGCCCGGTAAGCCGATTCAATAGAAGGCGTGGCACTGCCCAAAAGCACTAAAGCCC
This region of Zhaonella formicivorans genomic DNA includes:
- the def gene encoding peptide deformylase, with translation MAVYNIVKIGNPVLREKAKPVSSITPNIIKLLDNMKDTMYEANGVGLAAPQIGVSKRVVVIDVGEGLLELLNPEIIAMNGEEIDTEGCLSIPGVQGEVKRAAEVTVKALNREGKEFEIKGTGLLARAMQHEIDHLEGILFVDRLEKMD
- the priA gene encoding replication restart helicase PriA, which produces MDWLPYAEVVVELTNRKLDRIFHYTIPGTLKQKVQLGSRVVVPFGNRTVGGVVIGFAEKAEVEVTKEIKAVQENVPPLTSELLKLARWMAEYYICPLSVVLQAILPPISQRTGSKIDQAVRLKPGLRAEEVLQQLKRAPKQAAVIKILADKPVLPVKPLLKKAAASMSNLKALQDKGYIELITLEQQKEQKLQQPYELTPEQGRVLVRIKEALRKGQFAAQLLFGVTGSGKTEVYLQALAINRQLGRQAIVLLPEIALTEQMVGRYRARFGEEVVAWHSDLTPKERRLAWEKISGGHVSIIVGARSAIFAPFSDLGLIILDEEHENSYRQETNPKYHAREVALKRGELNGALVLLGSATPSIESAYRASTGQFELLTLTERFESRPLPQVHVVDLREELRQGNFSIFSRTLQQKIQERLNKREQTILFLNRRGFSSFFVCRDCGHTIGCKSCAISLTYHAAARELKCHYCGYRQEVPQACPECGSRRIRGFGIGTERVEQEVRLLFPEAKVGRLDTDISNKKGYRQEILQAFKQSDLDILVGTQMIAKGLDFPGVTLVGVISADLSLNLPDFRAGERTFQLLTQVAGRAGRGSKPGEVVIQTYWPDHEVVLAAQKHDYQEFYQKEILVRKELCYPPFVHLIRVLISGKDEEKVIQGCQDFAQLVKTKNAPEVVVLGPAPAPIQKLQDLYRWQIILKGDRLEEMRRNLGNCLQQYHQATHLAGRLHWSIDVDPLGMF